A single window of Scyliorhinus torazame isolate Kashiwa2021f chromosome 29, sScyTor2.1, whole genome shotgun sequence DNA harbors:
- the csdc2b gene encoding cold shock domain-containing protein C2 isoform X3, protein MSSEQGETAPSQAPHSPVSPPLSYFRDSIKTWERNNSLLTDLPSPLPTKRNRTYSASARATLGPLSKGKCKCFSRSQGHGFITPMDGKEDIFVHISDIEGEYVPVEGDEVTYKVCAVPPKNLKYQAVEVVITHLAPGTKHETWSGQIINS, encoded by the exons ATGTCATCGGAGCAGGGGGAGACGGCACCCTCGCAGGCACCCCATTCGCCGGTGTCCCCGCCTCTATCGTACTTCCGCGACAGCATCAAAACGTGGGAACGGAACAACTCTCTACTGACGGACCTGCCCAGCCCCCTGCCCACCAAACGTAACCGCACTTACTCTGC CTCAGCCCGGGCCACACTCGGACCGTTGTCGAAGGGAAAATGCAAGTGTTTCTCCAGGTCACAGGGTCACGGGTTCATCACACCCATGGATGGGAAAGAGGACATCTTTGTACACATTTCCGA CATTGAGGGGGAGTATGTGCCGGTGGAAGGCGATGAAGTCACATACAAGGTCTGCGCCGTCCCGCCTAAGAATCTGAAGTACCAAGCAGTCGAGGTGGTCATCACCCACCTGGCCCCAGGCACCAAACACGAGACCTGGTCTGGCCAGATTATCAACTCGTGA